TGCAGTGCTTCGAGCACCGCACTGCCCGCGCCGCCCATGATGGCGCCCTCTTCCAGCGTGACGATGGCATCGTGCGTGCCCGCGACCTTCAGCAGCAACTCGACGTCGATCGGCTTGGCCCAGCGCATGTTGACCACCGTGGCGTCGAGCGACTCGGCGGCGGTGAGCGCGGGGTACAGCAGCGTGCCGAAGGCGAGGATGGCGATGCGCTTGCCTTCGCGGCGGATCTCGCCCTTGCCGAAGGGCAAGGATTCGAGCGTGAGGTGCGGCGTGACACCCGCGCCCGCGCCGCGCGGATAGCGCACGGCCACCGGGTGGTTCTGCTCGTAGGCGCTCGACAGCAGCTCGCGGCACTCGCGTTCGTCGGCCGGGCAGGCGATGCTCATGTTCGGAATGCAGCGCAGGAACGGAATGTCGTACGCACCCGCGTGCGTCGCGCCGTCGGCACCCACGAGGCCCGCGCGGTCGAGCGCGAACACCACCGGCAGGTTCTGGATCGCCACGTCGTGGATCAGCTGGTCGTACGCGCGCTGCAGGAAGGTCGAGTAGATCGCGACCACCGGCTTCAGCCCCTCGCAGGCCAGGCCGGCCGCGAAGGTCACGGCGTGCTGCTCGGCGATGCCGACGTCGTAGTAGCGATCGGGAAAGCGCTTCTCGAATTCAACGAGGCCCGAGCCTTCGCGCATCGCGGGCGTGATGCCCACGAGGCGGCCGTCGTGCGCGGCGGTGTCGCACAGCCACTGGCCGAACACCTGCGTGAAGGTCTGCTTGGCAACCGCGGCGGACTTGACCAACCCCACCTGCGGATCGAACTTGCCAGGGCCGTGATAGGCCACAGGGTCGGCCTCGGCCAGCTTGTAGCCCTGCCCCTTCTTCGTGACCACGTGCAGGAACTGCGGGCCTTCGAGGTGCTTGAGATTCTCGAGCGTGGGCACCAGCGAGTCGATGTCGTGGCCGTCGATCGGGCCCACGTAGTTGAAGCCGAACTGCTCGAACAGCGTGGCCGGCACGACCATGCCCTTGGCATGCTGCTCCAGGCGCTTGGCCAGCTCGAACAGCGGCGGCGCGTTGCGCAGCATGCTCTTGCCGACGTTCTTGGCGGCGGCGTAGAAGTTGCCGCTCATCAGCTGCGCGAGGTAGCGGTTGAGCGCGCCCACCGGCGGGCTGATCGACATGTCGTTGTCGTTCAGGATCACGAGCAGCTTGCAGTCGCACACGCCCGCGTTGTTCAGCGCCTCGAAGGCCATGCCAGCCGTGAGCGCGCCGTCGCCGATGATGGCCACGGTGTGGCGGTCTTCGCCCTTCTGCTTGGCGGCCATGGCCATGCCGAGCGCGGCCGAGATGCTGGTCGACGAATGGGCCGTGCCAAAGGTGTCGTACTCGCTCTCGCTGCGTTGCGGAAAGCCCGAGATGCCGCCGATCTGCCGCAGCGTGGGCATGCGCTCGCGCCGGCCCGTGAGGATCTTGTGCGGGTAGGTCTGGTGGCCCACGTCCCACACCAGTCGGTCGTGCGGCGTGTTGAACACATGGTGCAGCGCGACCGTGAGTTCGACCGTGCCGAGATTGGAGCTCAGGTGGCCGCCGGTGCGCGAGACGTTGTCGAGCACGCTGGCGCGCACCTCATCGGACAGCTGGCGCAGCTGGGCCCGGTCGTATTTGCGGATCGGCGAGGGGTCGTGAAGTGTGGGAAGCAGCGGAGCCATGTGGGGGTTGTTCTTTTCTCTCAGCGGTCGCGGTCGACCACCATGTGGGCCAGCGCGCGCAGGGCTGCGGTATCCGCCAGGCCGCTCTTTTCGAGGGCGGCGAGCGCATCGGCCAGCAGCTGGCGGGCCTGGGCGCGCGCGCCGTCGAGGCCGAGCAGCGACACATAGGTGGGCTTGTCGGCCGCGGCGTCCTTGCCGGCGGTCTTGCCCAGGGTCTGCGAATCGGCCGTGACGTCGAGGATGTCGTCGACCACCTGGAACGCGAGGCCGATGGCCGCGCCGTAGTCGCGCAGCGCGGCCAATGCCGCAGGAGTGACCGAACCGCAGGCGGCGCCCATCTCGACGCTGCCCTGCAGCAGCGCGCCAGTCTTCAGGCGGTGCATTTCGCGCAGCTGCGTTTCGTCAAGCGCAATGCCGACGCTGGCCAGGTCGATGGCCTGGCCGCCGGCCATGCCCTGGCTGCCCGCAGCGCGCGCGAGCAGGCGGCACAGCAGGGCCTGGGTGGCAGCGGGAATCTCGTCGCCAGCGGGCGTGAGCAGCTCGAAGGCCAGGGCCTGCAGCGCGTCTCCGGCCAGCAGGGCATCGGCCTCGCCGAATTTCACGTGAACGGTGGGCTTGCCGCGGCGCAGCACGTCGTTGTCCATGCACGGCAGGTCGTCGTGCACCAGCGAATAGGCGTGAATCAGTTCCGTAGCGCAGGCCGCACGCAGGGCGGCGGCGCGGTTGCCGCCGACGGCCTCGCTGGCGGCCAGCACCAGCAGGGGCCGCAGGCGCTTGCCGCCGTCGAGCACGGCATAGCGCATGGCGTCGCCCAGCAGCACGGGGGCGTCGACGCCGACCCAGCGCGACAGCGCCGCTTCGACATTCGCCAGGTGGGGGTCGCTCCAGCCGGCTAGCGTGCGGGCGTCCCAATGGCTGGATTTCAGCGCGGCGGCGCT
This is a stretch of genomic DNA from Variovorax paradoxus. It encodes these proteins:
- the dxs gene encoding 1-deoxy-D-xylulose-5-phosphate synthase produces the protein MAPLLPTLHDPSPIRKYDRAQLRQLSDEVRASVLDNVSRTGGHLSSNLGTVELTVALHHVFNTPHDRLVWDVGHQTYPHKILTGRRERMPTLRQIGGISGFPQRSESEYDTFGTAHSSTSISAALGMAMAAKQKGEDRHTVAIIGDGALTAGMAFEALNNAGVCDCKLLVILNDNDMSISPPVGALNRYLAQLMSGNFYAAAKNVGKSMLRNAPPLFELAKRLEQHAKGMVVPATLFEQFGFNYVGPIDGHDIDSLVPTLENLKHLEGPQFLHVVTKKGQGYKLAEADPVAYHGPGKFDPQVGLVKSAAVAKQTFTQVFGQWLCDTAAHDGRLVGITPAMREGSGLVEFEKRFPDRYYDVGIAEQHAVTFAAGLACEGLKPVVAIYSTFLQRAYDQLIHDVAIQNLPVVFALDRAGLVGADGATHAGAYDIPFLRCIPNMSIACPADERECRELLSSAYEQNHPVAVRYPRGAGAGVTPHLTLESLPFGKGEIRREGKRIAILAFGTLLYPALTAAESLDATVVNMRWAKPIDVELLLKVAGTHDAIVTLEEGAIMGGAGSAVLEALQAANVQKPVLQLGLPDRFIEHGDPAKLLASIGLDAIGIEASIRERFVSSAG
- a CDS encoding polyprenyl synthetase family protein, with translation MSAAALKSSHWDARTLAGWSDPHLANVEAALSRWVGVDAPVLLGDAMRYAVLDGGKRLRPLLVLAASEAVGGNRAAALRAACATELIHAYSLVHDDLPCMDNDVLRRGKPTVHVKFGEADALLAGDALQALAFELLTPAGDEIPAATQALLCRLLARAAGSQGMAGGQAIDLASVGIALDETQLREMHRLKTGALLQGSVEMGAACGSVTPAALAALRDYGAAIGLAFQVVDDILDVTADSQTLGKTAGKDAAADKPTYVSLLGLDGARAQARQLLADALAALEKSGLADTAALRALAHMVVDRDR